One segment of Rosa chinensis cultivar Old Blush chromosome 6, RchiOBHm-V2, whole genome shotgun sequence DNA contains the following:
- the LOC112172695 gene encoding probable serine/threonine-protein kinase DDB_G0282963 produces the protein MEREYVRHANINDTKNSRDRTGGDSSLLLRSSPDKTTTSEFVLQWGNRKRLRCMKIQVKDDSSGVPVTRTTVRVDRRVIRPDKDSSNQPSTTNNSNGYLNLRQRPLSPQQPPPQRVLRNSETSSAGMRGQSNGAMRGIISPDRGGVAHDKKGTTNNHNHHHHHHNDNHHNHKSAASSETAHDSKKGGSSSGSGDAAAAPPMVWPPKFVIALTNKEKEEDFMAIKGSKLPQRPKKRAKIIQRTLNLVSPGAWLCDLTLERYEVREKKISKKRPRGLKAMGTMVESDSE, from the exons atggaaagagaatatgtgagGCACGCCAATATTAACGACACCAAGAATTCTAGAGACAGAACCGGAGGGGATAGCTCACTGCTGTTGAGATCGAGTCCTGATAAAACGACGACGTCCGAGTTCGTTTTGCAGTGGGGGAATCGCAAGCGCCTCCGGTGCATGAAGATCCAGGTCAAGGACGACTCCAGTGGTGTCCCGGTTACCAGAACCACGGTTCGGGTAGACCGCCGGGTCATTCGACCGGACAAGGACTCGTCCAATCAGCCCTCTACCACCAATAATAGCAACGGGTATTTGAACCTCCGTCAACGACCGTTATCGCCGCAACAACCACCACCTCAGCGTGTTCTCAG AAACTCGGAGACTTCAAGTGCAGGCATGAGAGGCCAGAGCAACGGAGCTATGAGGGGAATTATTTCGCCTGACAGGGGCGGCGTTGCGCACGATAAGAAAGGTACAACTAACAACCacaatcatcaccaccaccaccataatgacaatcatcacaaccACAAGTCCGCTGCGTCATCGGAGACGGCGCACGATAGCAAGAAGGGCGGCTCCTCATCGGGGAGCGGCGACGCGGCAGCAGCACCACCGATGGTGTGGCCGCCCAAGTTCGTGATTGCCTTGACCAAcaaagagaaggaagaggatTTCATGGCCATTAAGGGATCCAAGCTCCCTCAGAGACCCAAAAAGAGAGCAAAGATCATCCAACGCACCCTCAAT CTCGTAAGCCCGGGTGCATGGCTGTGTGATCTGACGCTGGAACGGTACGAGGTCAGAGAGAAGAAGATCTCCAAGAAG AGACCGAGAGGATTGAAGGCGATGGGCACTATGGTGGAATCGGACTCGGAATAG
- the LOC112172694 gene encoding vacuolar-processing enzyme, which translates to MTRLATAVAVLLFFLVSLSSSATSSRDLIGDVLRLPSEASRFFRAGDGGADQQDDGSVGTRWAVLIAGSNGYWNYRHQADICHAYQLLKKGGLKDENIVVFMYDDIAYNEENPRQGVIINSPHGDDVYKGVPKDYTGDDVTVNNFFAAILGNKTAITGGSGKVVDSGPNDHIFIYYSDHGGPGVLGMPTSPYIYADRLIEVLKKKHAAGTYESLVFYLEACESGSIFEGLLPEGLNIFATTASNAEESSWGTYCPGEYPSPPPEYETCLGDLYSVAWMEDSDVHNLKSETLHQQYELVKSRTASDNSAYGSHVMQYGDIGLSKNNLFMYMGTNPANDNYTFMPQNFFRPSSKAVNQRDADLVHFWDKFRKAPEGSPRKAQAQKEFLEAMSHRMHIDESMKLIGKLLFGIKKGPEILSAVRPAGQPLVDDWDCLKTMVRSFETYCGSLSQYGMKHMRSLANICNAGMTKEQMAEASAQACVNVPSGRWSSLHRGFSA; encoded by the exons ATGACTCGGTTGGCCACCGCCGTCGCCGTCCTTCTTTTCTTCCTAGTCTCCCTCTCTTCTTCCGCCACCAGTAGCCGCGACCTGATCGGAGACGTCTTGCGCTTGCCGTCGGAAGCTTCGAGGTTCTTCCGCGCCGGCGATGGTGGCGCCGATCAGCAAGACGACGGCTCCGTCGGCACGCGGTGGGCCGTTTTGATCGCCGGCTCCAATGGATACTGGAATTACAGGCATCAG GCTGATATATGTCATGCCTATCAATTATTGAAGAAAGGCGGGCTGAAAGATGAAAATATTGTTGTATTTATGTATGATGATATTGCTTACAATGAAGAGAACCCTAGGCAAGGAGTCATCATCAACAGTCCTCACGGTGATGATGTTTATAAAGGAGTTCCGAAG GATTACACTGGGGATGATGTTACTGTTAATAATTTCTTTGCTGCTATTCTTGGAAACAAAACTGCTATTACCGGGGGTAGTGGGAAAGTTGTGGACAGTGGTCCGAATGATCACATCTTCATATACTACTCCGATCATGGTGGTCCTGGAGTACTTG ggaTGCCTACCAGTCCCTATATTTATGCAGACAGGCTCATAGAAGTTCTAAAGAAGAAGCATGCTGCAGGGACATATGAAAGTTTG GTATTTTATCTTGAAGCTTGTGAATCCGGAAGTATCTTTGAAGGTCTTCTTCCTGAAGGTTTGAATATCTTTGCAACTACAGCATCAAATGCAGAAGAGAGCAGTTGGGGGACTTACTGCCCGGGAGAGTATCCTAGTCCTCCCCCAGAATATGAAACCTGTTTGGGTGACTTGTATAGTGTTGCTTGGATGGAAGATAG TGACGTACACAACTTGAAGTCAGAAACTTTGCACCAGCAGTATGAACTG GTCAAATCAAGGACAGCGAGTGATAATTCTGCTTATGGTTCTCATGTCATGCAATATGGCGACATAGGGCTCAGCAAGAACAACCTCTTCATGTATATGGGGACGAATCCTGCAAATGATAACTACACTTTCATGCCTCAGAACTTCTTCAGGCCATCTTCAAAAGCTGTCAACCAGAGGGATGCTGATCTGGTCCATTTCTGGGATAAG TTCCGCAAGGCTCCTGAAGGCTCACCAAGGAAGGCTCAAGCCCAAAAAGAATTTCTTGAAGCAATGTCTCACAGAATGCATATAGATGAAAGCATGAAACTTATTGGGAAACTCCTGTTTGGAATCAAAAAAGGTCCAGAGATCCTCAGCGCTGTTCGACCTGCTGGGCAGCCACTTGTTGATGACTGGGACTGTCTTAAGACAATG GTGAGGAGTTTTGAGACGTATTGCGGATCTCTATCTCAGTATGGGATGAAACACATGCGTTCCCTGGCAAACATCTGCAACGCTGGAATGACGAAGGAGCAGATGGCTGAGGCTTCAGCCCAAGCCTGCGTCAATGTTCCTTCTGGCCGATGGAGCTCTCTGCACAGGGGATTCAGTGCTtga